In the Stakelama saccharophila genome, GGTCTCGATACCGGGCGTGCTGATCGTGGTCGCCGTCTGGGCGCTCGCGGCCTGGCTGGTCTGGGGCTGGATCGCCACCTGGTGGGATTGAGAGCGCGCCGTGCCGTGCGCGACCGGGCGTCCTCAGTCCTGGTGGGCCGTGATCCAGTCCTCCAGCACCGGCGCGATGCGGGTGCGCCACTTGGAACCGTTGAAGATGCCGTAATGGCCGACACCGGAGGCCATATAGTATTTCTTGTCCTTCGCCGGCAGCTTTTCCGCGAGCGTCAGTGCCGCCTTCGTCTGGCCCAGGCCGGAGATGTCGTCGCGCTCACCCTCGATCGCCAACAGGGCGGTATCGGTGATGGCGTCCAGATCGACCCGTTCGCCGCGATGGCACATCGCGCCGTTCGGCAGCGCATGCTCCTGGAATACCAGTTCGACCGTCTGGAGATAGAATTCGGCCGTCATGTCGCAGACCGAGCGATATTCCTCGTAGAATCCCTGCGTGGCGGTCGCGCTTTCCTCGTCGCCCTGGACCAGATGCTTGAACATCTCCCAATGGCTCATCAGGTGGTTGCCGAGATTCATCGACATGAATCCGGCAAGCTGCAGAAATCCGGGATAAACCTGCCGCCCCGCACCGGCATAGGTCACCGGAACGGTGGCAATCACATTCTGTTCGAACCAGGCGAGCGGCCGTTCGGTCGCGAGCAGGTTCACCGCGGTCGGCGCCTCTCGCGTGTCGATCGGGCCGCCCATCATGGTGAGCGTGCGCGGCCGGTTCGGATGCTTGTCCGCGCCCATGACGGCGGTCGCGGCGTAGCAGGGCACCGATGGCTGGCACACGGCCAGCATGTGCGCGCGCGGATCGCCCTCCTCCCCGATCTTCGCGAGGAAATCGATCACATAGTCGATATAGTCGTCGAGAT is a window encoding:
- a CDS encoding polyhydroxyalkanoate depolymerase, which codes for MLYDAYEMQRSMLAGASALANFGAGWLQNPNNPFAYFGGGPVMASALEVFAHAAAPRGKPEFGLDTTTVDGRTVAVREEIVLRKPFGQLKRFVREGVAGGPKLLIVAPMSGHFATLLRGTVERMLPFADVYITDWRDAKHVPVSAGRFDLDDYIDYVIDFLAKIGEEGDPRAHMLAVCQPSVPCYAATAVMGADKHPNRPRTLTMMGGPIDTREAPTAVNLLATERPLAWFEQNVIATVPVTYAGAGRQVYPGFLQLAGFMSMNLGNHLMSHWEMFKHLVQGDEESATATQGFYEEYRSVCDMTAEFYLQTVELVFQEHALPNGAMCHRGERVDLDAITDTALLAIEGERDDISGLGQTKAALTLAEKLPAKDKKYYMASGVGHYGIFNGSKWRTRIAPVLEDWITAHQD